AGCATTAACTACAACAGGTTATGGCGCTATCGATTCTCTCCCTGATAGAAATCAATTGAATATTACTGAATGAACCAATTGGAACTCCACAGGAAGCAGGCCCTGAAAGATTTGGAGGACCTTCAATCGGCGAGCCCGGAAAAGCTATTCCGGCAACGACTCGAAACCAATCTGCCGTTGATCGCAGAATTATTTTTTTCCCTCTATACAAAGCCCGAACACAAGACATATTTTAAAAAACTTGAAAAGTCTCTCTATAAACTTTTTCAAATAAGATCTGAAGAATTACAACTACAGGATCTCAGACTCCTGAAAGAAGGGAATTGGTACCAGTCGAATAGTATAACAGGGATGCAGTTGTATGTAGACCTATTTCACAAAAACCTCAAAGGGATCGAGGAAAAGATTCCCTATTTTAAGGAATTGGGCATAAATTTTCTTCACCTTATGCCTATCACCACAAGGCCTGCCGGAGAAAATGATGGCGGATATGCCGTGAGTAGTTACACCGATATTGATCCTAGATACGGAGATAAAAAATCATTTTTAAAACTTACCTCAAAGCTGCGTGAGAATGGTATTTATCTGATGCTAGACTTTGTCGTAAACCACACCTCAGACGAATACCCCTGGGCACAAAAGGCGCTAAAGGGAGATAAGGCATATCAGGATTATTACTATATGTTTCCTGACCGGCAGATACCCGACGCCTTTGAGGCCAGTTTGCCTGAAGTCTTCCCCACTACTTCCCCCGGCAACTTCACCTACAGGCCAGAAATTTCCCATTGGGTAATGACGGTTTTTAATTCGTACCAATGGGATCTGAACTATACCAACCCCCGGGTTTTCCTCGAGATGTTCTCGAATTTGGTTGAGATGATCAATAACGGTGTTGATGTAGTGCGTTTTGATGCCCTTGCCTTTCTCTGGAAAAAAATAGGAACAAACTCACAAAACCTGCCTGAAGCCCACCAACTCATTTCTCTATTTAGAATGTGCCTTCAGGTAGTTGCACCAGGCGTTGTATTTCTGGCCGAAGCTATCGTTGCGCCTCATGATATTGTAAAGTATTTTGGAGAAGGAAAACGGGAAGGAAATGAATGCGACATTGCTTACAATGCCTCTTTAATGTCACTGCTGTGGAATTCAATTGCAACAAAAAAAACACTACTACTGCAAAAGTCCTTAAAAAATGTACCACAAAAACCGAGGTCCTCTACCTGGATAAATTACCTGCGGTGCCACGATGACATCGGACTCGGACTGGATGATGGCTACATCGCTCAATTAGGGTGGGATCCACGGATGCACAGAAAATTCCTTATCGACTATTACTGTCAGGGCCTGGATTGGAGTCCGGCTGTAGGCTACAGATTCATGGAAAATCCGGCAACAGGAGACAGTCGTATCACAGGAAGCTGTGCCTCCCTGCTGGGTCTGGAAAAAGCAGTTCGGAATGAGGATTCAGAAACCCTGCTTATGTCTTTAAAAAAGATTCTGATGCTTCACGGTATCATTCTCTCCTTTGGAGGGATTCCCATGATCTATGCGGGAGACGAATTAGGCACCCTCAATGACTACTCATATCTGGATAATGAACACAAAAAGCAGGACAGTAGGTGGGTGAACAGGCCCAGTCAAAACTGGGAAGCTGTAGCGCAAATCAGTGAGCCGGAAAGGCCTTCCTCTCAAATTTTCCTTGGAATACGACATATGATCGCCCTGCGAAAAAAGATCGATGTTTTTAAAGATCAGAACAATCTCATCATCCACGATCCTAATAATCCGCACCTGTTCGTTTACGAACGAACCGGAACAGAATCTGAAGGAGTGCTTGTCATAGCTAATTTTGACGAGTCGCCCCAGATTCTCGATGCAGGCATACTCTCCAACATAGGATACATCAAAGACGGCAGGTTGCACGATTTGCTCTCGGGGAGAGAATGGGCCCTGATGAGTAGCCTTGTTCAAATTGACCCCTACCAACTATTGTGGTTGGCAAAAGCCTAACTGTACCTTACTTTTCTTAGAATTCTCAATGATTCCTTCAGGTTGCTGTAAACGTTTTCATCAAAGGGCTTAATGGTGTTCTTCAGGATTTCCATTTGATCTTTTGCTTCTTCAAACCCGTTTAGATAACAAAGTAAATACGTAGCTGGAGCCAGTGTCAGATCTGCCTTATCTGCCTTGGAGAGCTTGAGGTTCTTCTGCAGTTTTTGCAAAAGCGCATTGTTGGTGTTGTATATGTGAAATAGTGTCTTGCGGTCGTATTGCGGAGGTTTGAAAATCAGTTCACTTACGATCTGGTAAGTACCATTGTCGTTAAATGTAATCCCTACCTCTTCCAGGGGATAATATCGCTGCTCACGGCCGAGTCCTAATTGCACGTATTCAGTAATGGCAAAGGTGTCATCTGAGATATCGATGGATATTTCATCCAAAGCGGAATAAAAGAGTTTTACCTGTTCGTTGATCAGCTCAATATCGACTCGCGAATAATACGTCTTCTCTTTGATCGTCTTTTTGTTCCCCGCCCAGCAAATCACAAACTGTTCCTTAAAAACTTTGTAGCTGCTGCTCAGATCTTTATGTCTGTGATTGATAAAATCAATTACCCCGTCAAGGGTGAGTTCAATATTGTTGCGGGCATGTTGCTCGATGGTAGCGACAATCTCCGAATTGAGATCTTTTAATTCAATATCAAAAGCTTTAGGCATGCTGATGCTCCCGTCTCTGAAGAACACAGCACCGCCGTAATATTTCCAGATGTTCTTTCTCAGGGCACAGACCTTGCCATTCGATTTAATGGTGACCAGGCCCACAACCTTGCCTTCGGGCAAATGGGGAAATGGAATATTTTCATAGGAAATCAACGGAGGATTATCCAGATAAGCGTTAACCAGGTTCTGAATTTTACTGTCGTCAAAGAAGTCGACCCCAACAATTTTGTTGTCCTCGTCTTCCACTCCGATGACAATAAAGGAATTGTTTATGGGATTGCTATTGGCCAGGGCGCAAACGTGCTTTAGGAATTTGGCCTTTCCCTCTTTCTGGCCGATATTAATAATGCGCTTTTTATCATAAAAACTATTCTCGTCATTATGGGCCAGGAGATTCTTGACCAAAAGGCGTTTGTTAATCATCCTTTCTTCTTCACAATTGTGCTACTTGCCTGCGCCGTTGGCATCACCACAAGATCAGCGATGTTTACGTGATAAGGCCTGGTAATTACAAAGTGAATGATGTCTGCAATATCTTCGGCTTTCAGGGGTTGATATCCCTGGTAAACCTTCTTCGCTTTTTCCTCGTCACCTTTAAATCGTACTTCACTGAATTCCGTTTCTACGAGCCCGGGATTTACCGCCCCCACCCGTATTCCGTATTCATTTAGGTCGAGTCTCATCCCCTGGTTGATAGCATCTACGGCGTGTTTGCTGGCGCAATACACATTCCCCCGGGGATATACTTCTTTCCCCGCCGTAGATCCAATATTGATAATATGTCCGCTTTTTTGCCGGATCATCCCGGGCAGGATAGCTTTAGAAACATAAAGCAACCCCTTGACATTGATATCGATCATCGCGTCCCAGTCGGCCAGATCTCCCGACTGAATTGGATCTAAACCATGGGCATTGCCCGCGTTGTTTACCAGGATATCGATAGAAGTAAAATCCTTGGGCAGAGATTGCATTGCATCTTCAATAGCTTCCTTATCCCTTACGTCAAAATTCAGGGTATGCACCTTTGCCATAGACTGTAGCGAGCTTTGCAGGGCGTCTAGTTTTGACTGCCTCCTCCCACAGAGCACCAAATTAATACCGTTGGAGGCAAAAAGTTCTGCCGTGGCTTTACCAATACCACTGGTAGCTCCCGTAATAAAAGCTGTTTTTTGTTTTTCGTTCATAGTGTCAAATTTTTTAGGGAACCTCATGACCTTGTGAGGCCTGGAGCAGGATAAACCAATCTTCAAGTTCCAGGTTTAATTCAGCTGCCTTTATCGAATCTGCGAGCCTGGAAGCATTAGAGGTCCCTACCACAGGATGAATACCTGCCGGATGTGTCATCAACCAAGCCAGGATAAGCTGGTCTTCGCTTGCGTTGTACTTCTCTTTCATGGGAGTAAGTGCCTCCTTAATTCTTTTTGTTCTTTCATTGTCTTCTCGAAAATAGGACCCGAGGGGAGACCAGGCCATTGATAGTCTTCCGTTCGCAATGCAATCATCGAGGGTTCCGTCGTACATCACGCCTTCGGCAGTAAGTGAACACTCTACCTGATTGGCCTGCACGGGAATTGCAGTCTCTAGCATCGCAATTTGCGAGGGCGTAAAATTGGAAACACCAAAAGACCTGATCTTTCCGCTGCTTAAAAGATGATCTATTGCCTTTGCAATAGGTTCCGGGTCCAACAATGGACTGGGGCGATGCAGCAGGAATAGATCAAGGTATTCTGTACAAAGCTTTTCCAGGGAGCGCTCGGCAGACCAGATGATGTAATCTGAAGAATAATTATAATGCTTTACCTTATTATCTCTTGCTTCGCAGATATACTGTATTCCGCATTTTGAAACGAGTTGGATTTCTTTCCGGGATATTGCACTTTCAGCTAAGGCATTACCAAATTCTTCCTCATTGCCGTAGCCGCCGTAGATATCGGCGTGATCAAATGTAGTGATCCCCGTTTCAAGACAGTGGTTCATCAAAGAGATCATTTCGCTTTTCGAAAGTCTTTTTCCCCATGATCCCCATGTCATAGTTCCGGCGATGATTCGGGACAATTTTATTGCTGATTTCATAAGTGATGAAATTACTAAAAATCCCTTAAATACTTCATAAAACTTAGGGTTCCCGAAATTTTTTAACCAATCGTTAACAGGCATTGAATGAATAAATTTTCAATTTGCATAGTCCTTAAACTAAGTTATTGAAAGACAATTACTAAAAGACAATTTATGGATGATAAAAACACAGTAGATATAAGTGCAGTAAATGAGAAAATAGCTCAGGAAAGTGCCTTTATTGACCTGTTAATGATGGAGATGAACAAGGTCATCGTTGGACAAAAGCATATGACCGAACGCTTATTGATTGGTCTTTTGGGACAAGGTCATATTTTGCTTGAAGGGGTACCCGGACTGGCAAAGACCCTGGCGATCAATACTCTGGCAAAGGCCGTTAAAGGTAGTTTTAGCAGGGTACAGTTTACCCCTGACCTTCTTCCGGCTGATGTGGTGGGAACGCTCATTTACAATATGAAGGAAAGTGACTTCTCCATTAAAAAAGGTCCCATTTTTGCCAATTTTGTTTTAGCTGATGAGATCAACAGAGCACCTGCAAAAGTTCAGTCGGCTTTGCTTGAAGCCATGCAGGAACGGCAGGTAACTATCGGGGACGAAACTTTTAAGCTGGATGCTCCGTTCCTGGTGATGGCAACTCAGAACCCCATTGAGCAGGAAGGTACTTATCCACTTCCTGAAGCCCAGATAGACCGATTTATGCTCAAGACGGTAATCGATTATCCGAAAATGACCGAAGAACAGTTGATCATCCGACAGAATCTGAACGGCGCATATGAGACAGTAAAACCTGTGGTTAGCCTCAAACAAATCCTGAGTGCCCAAAAGGCAGTCAGAGAAGTGTACATGGACGAAAAAATTGAAAAGTATATCCTGGATTTGGTGTTTGCCACCCGATACCCGGAAAAATACAACTTGGAGAGTCTTAAACCTCTGATAAGTTTTGGAGCATCCCCCGAGGGAGTATCAACATGGCCATAGCAGCCAAGTGTTACGCCTTTATAAAACGAAGGGGTTATGTGGTTCCGGAAGACGTAAGGGCGGTAATCCATGATGTCCTCAGACACAGGGTTGGGATTACATATGAAGCGGAAGCCGAAAGCATTACATCTGAAGAAATCATCAACCGCGTTGTTAACGAGATTGAGGTACCCTAGAAAGTTCAAGGTTTTAATCCCGTTCAAATCTGCCTTTTGAACCCTGTTGCTTAAACTTGAACCCATGGACACAAAGGAATTACTAAAAAAAGTTCGCAAAATTGAAATCAAAACCCGTCGGCTGTCCGACCACATCTTTGGGGGAGAATACCACTCTACCTTCAAAGGACGGGGAATGACCTTTAGCGAGGTAAGACAGTATCAGTTTGGGGATGATGTTCGTTCAATCGACTGGAATGTCACTGCCCGCTATAACGAACCTTATGTCAAAGTCTTTGAAGAAGAAAGGGAACTTACCCTTATGCTCCTTATTGATATCAGTGGTTCTGAGCATTTTGGTACGGTAAACCAATTTAAAAAGGACGTCATCACAGAAATATCTGCTACCCTGGCTTTTTCGGCCCTTCAAAACAATGACAAGGTAGGAATGATCATGTTCTCAGACGAGGTTGAGCTTTTTATCCCACCGAAAAAAGGAAAGAGCCATGTATTGAGAATCATTCGGGAACTACTGGAATTTAAACCAAAAAGTAAAAAAACGGACCTGGTTGAGGCTTTGAAGTACCTC
This DNA window, taken from Muriicola soli, encodes the following:
- a CDS encoding alpha-amylase family protein is translated as MNQLELHRKQALKDLEDLQSASPEKLFRQRLETNLPLIAELFFSLYTKPEHKTYFKKLEKSLYKLFQIRSEELQLQDLRLLKEGNWYQSNSITGMQLYVDLFHKNLKGIEEKIPYFKELGINFLHLMPITTRPAGENDGGYAVSSYTDIDPRYGDKKSFLKLTSKLRENGIYLMLDFVVNHTSDEYPWAQKALKGDKAYQDYYYMFPDRQIPDAFEASLPEVFPTTSPGNFTYRPEISHWVMTVFNSYQWDLNYTNPRVFLEMFSNLVEMINNGVDVVRFDALAFLWKKIGTNSQNLPEAHQLISLFRMCLQVVAPGVVFLAEAIVAPHDIVKYFGEGKREGNECDIAYNASLMSLLWNSIATKKTLLLQKSLKNVPQKPRSSTWINYLRCHDDIGLGLDDGYIAQLGWDPRMHRKFLIDYYCQGLDWSPAVGYRFMENPATGDSRITGSCASLLGLEKAVRNEDSETLLMSLKKILMLHGIILSFGGIPMIYAGDELGTLNDYSYLDNEHKKQDSRWVNRPSQNWEAVAQISEPERPSSQIFLGIRHMIALRKKIDVFKDQNNLIIHDPNNPHLFVYERTGTESEGVLVIANFDESPQILDAGILSNIGYIKDGRLHDLLSGREWALMSSLVQIDPYQLLWLAKA
- a CDS encoding ATP-binding protein, giving the protein MINKRLLVKNLLAHNDENSFYDKKRIINIGQKEGKAKFLKHVCALANSNPINNSFIVIGVEDEDNKIVGVDFFDDSKIQNLVNAYLDNPPLISYENIPFPHLPEGKVVGLVTIKSNGKVCALRKNIWKYYGGAVFFRDGSISMPKAFDIELKDLNSEIVATIEQHARNNIELTLDGVIDFINHRHKDLSSSYKVFKEQFVICWAGNKKTIKEKTYYSRVDIELINEQVKLFYSALDEISIDISDDTFAITEYVQLGLGREQRYYPLEEVGITFNDNGTYQIVSELIFKPPQYDRKTLFHIYNTNNALLQKLQKNLKLSKADKADLTLAPATYLLCYLNGFEEAKDQMEILKNTIKPFDENVYSNLKESLRILRKVRYS
- a CDS encoding SDR family NAD(P)-dependent oxidoreductase; this encodes MNEKQKTAFITGATSGIGKATAELFASNGINLVLCGRRQSKLDALQSSLQSMAKVHTLNFDVRDKEAIEDAMQSLPKDFTSIDILVNNAGNAHGLDPIQSGDLADWDAMIDINVKGLLYVSKAILPGMIRQKSGHIINIGSTAGKEVYPRGNVYCASKHAVDAINQGMRLDLNEYGIRVGAVNPGLVETEFSEVRFKGDEEKAKKVYQGYQPLKAEDIADIIHFVITRPYHVNIADLVVMPTAQASSTIVKKKG
- a CDS encoding aldo/keto reductase — its product is MKSAIKLSRIIAGTMTWGSWGKRLSKSEMISLMNHCLETGITTFDHADIYGGYGNEEEFGNALAESAISRKEIQLVSKCGIQYICEARDNKVKHYNYSSDYIIWSAERSLEKLCTEYLDLFLLHRPSPLLDPEPIAKAIDHLLSSGKIRSFGVSNFTPSQIAMLETAIPVQANQVECSLTAEGVMYDGTLDDCIANGRLSMAWSPLGSYFREDNERTKRIKEALTPMKEKYNASEDQLILAWLMTHPAGIHPVVGTSNASRLADSIKAAELNLELEDWFILLQASQGHEVP
- a CDS encoding DUF58 domain-containing protein; this encodes MDTKELLKKVRKIEIKTRRLSDHIFGGEYHSTFKGRGMTFSEVRQYQFGDDVRSIDWNVTARYNEPYVKVFEEERELTLMLLIDISGSEHFGTVNQFKKDVITEISATLAFSALQNNDKVGMIMFSDEVELFIPPKKGKSHVLRIIRELLEFKPKSKKTDLVEALKYLSNVMKKRAIIFVLSDFMMDEYENTLRIVGNKHDVTGIRVYDPKEEEIINLGMVQMEDAETGEVHLVNTSSKKVRLSYQKYYRERVDYFKNVFTKSGAGMLQCRVDESYVKKLLGYFKQRA